The proteins below come from a single Acidovorax sp. NCPPB 4044 genomic window:
- a CDS encoding AmpG family muropeptide MFS transporter yields the protein MTATPSEPSAPPPGAPSPRRSWRAAWRVYGEPASLRMLALGFSAGLPLLLVLGTLSFWLREAGVDRTTIGYLSWVGLAYAFKWVWAPLVDRMPLPLLTRALGRRRGWLLLSQAMVMGGLAGMAFNDPRVDLAPLVWCALAVAFGSATQDIALDAFRIESADTDRQAALAATYQTGYRLAMIWAGAGVLWLAARAEVPGAEGYQGGAWRFAYLAMAASMLVGVVTVLCSREPAPRPLAPARTPAEWLRGALVDPFADFIRRYGAQAALILALIAVYRISDVVMGIMANPFYVDMGYTKDEVAAVTKVFGVFMTLAGAFVGGVLSMRLGVMRVLMLGAVLSALSNLLFAWLATRGHDPLGLVLVVSADNLAGGIASAAFIAYLSGLTNVQYSATQYALFSSMMLLLPKWLAGFSGKFVDTFGYAEFFVATAVLGLPVLVLVALAARAHGRERPAAGGAR from the coding sequence ATGACCGCCACCCCTTCCGAGCCCTCCGCGCCGCCACCGGGCGCCCCCTCCCCCCGCCGTTCCTGGCGCGCCGCCTGGCGCGTGTACGGGGAGCCCGCCAGCCTGCGCATGCTGGCGCTCGGCTTCTCGGCCGGGCTGCCGCTGCTGCTGGTGCTGGGCACGCTGTCGTTCTGGCTGCGCGAGGCTGGCGTGGACCGCACCACCATCGGGTACCTGAGCTGGGTGGGCCTGGCCTATGCCTTCAAGTGGGTGTGGGCGCCGCTGGTGGACCGCATGCCGCTGCCGCTGCTCACGCGCGCACTGGGGCGGCGGCGCGGCTGGCTGCTGCTGTCGCAGGCGATGGTGATGGGCGGGCTCGCGGGCATGGCCTTCAACGACCCGCGGGTGGACCTCGCGCCCCTGGTGTGGTGCGCGCTGGCGGTGGCCTTCGGGTCGGCCACGCAGGACATCGCGCTCGATGCCTTCCGCATCGAGTCGGCCGACACCGACCGGCAGGCCGCGCTCGCGGCCACCTACCAGACGGGCTACCGCCTCGCGATGATCTGGGCCGGCGCCGGCGTGCTGTGGCTCGCGGCGCGCGCCGAGGTGCCGGGCGCCGAGGGATACCAGGGCGGTGCCTGGCGGTTCGCGTACCTGGCCATGGCGGCATCGATGCTCGTGGGCGTGGTCACCGTGCTGTGCTCGCGCGAGCCCGCGCCGCGCCCGCTGGCGCCGGCGCGCACGCCAGCCGAATGGCTGCGCGGCGCGCTGGTCGATCCGTTCGCCGATTTCATCCGACGCTACGGCGCACAGGCGGCGCTGATCCTGGCGCTGATCGCGGTCTACCGCATCAGCGACGTGGTGATGGGCATCATGGCCAACCCGTTCTACGTGGACATGGGCTACACCAAAGACGAGGTGGCCGCCGTGACCAAGGTGTTCGGCGTCTTCATGACGCTCGCCGGCGCGTTCGTGGGCGGCGTGCTGTCGATGCGGCTGGGCGTGATGCGCGTGCTCATGCTGGGCGCGGTGCTCTCGGCGCTCAGCAACCTGCTGTTCGCGTGGCTGGCGACGCGCGGGCACGACCCGCTGGGCCTGGTGCTGGTGGTGTCGGCCGACAACCTGGCGGGCGGCATCGCCTCGGCGGCCTTCATCGCCTATCTCTCGGGCCTCACCAACGTGCAGTATTCGGCCACGCAGTACGCGCTGTTCAGCTCCATGATGCTGCTGCTGCCCAAGTGGCTGGCGGGCTTTTCCGGGAAATTCGTGGACACCTTCGGCTATGCGGAGTTCTTCGTCGCGACCGCCGTGCTGGGCCTGCCCGTGCTGGTGCTGGTCGCGCTGGCAGCGCGCGCCCACGGCCGCGAGCGGCCCGCTGCGGGCGGCGCACGCTGA
- a CDS encoding response regulator yields the protein MSTAQLLMIEDDFRLAQMVIEYLAQSGLEVAHMADGQSGMARLQGGEAGPLPDLVILDLMLPDMDGLDVCRRIRSLPGPAAQVPVLMLTAKGDPMDRIIGLEIGADDYLPKPFEPRELLARIRAILRRRESGPAAPSQAMRFGTLEIDRDARSVTVGGQPADLTSYQFDLLVALAERAGRVLTRDQIMEAVRGRELEAFDRSIDVHMGRIRAAIEADPKNPRRILTVRGVGYVFAKQQD from the coding sequence ATGAGTACCGCCCAACTGTTGATGATCGAAGACGACTTCCGCCTCGCGCAGATGGTCATCGAATACCTCGCCCAATCGGGGCTGGAGGTCGCCCACATGGCCGACGGGCAGAGCGGCATGGCGCGGCTGCAGGGCGGCGAAGCCGGCCCCCTGCCGGACCTCGTGATCCTGGACCTGATGCTGCCCGACATGGACGGCCTGGACGTGTGCCGCCGCATCCGTTCGCTGCCCGGGCCCGCCGCGCAGGTGCCGGTGCTGATGCTCACGGCCAAGGGCGACCCCATGGACCGCATCATCGGCCTGGAGATCGGCGCGGACGACTACCTGCCCAAGCCCTTCGAGCCGCGCGAGCTGCTGGCGCGCATCCGCGCCATCCTGCGCCGCCGCGAAAGCGGTCCGGCCGCGCCTTCGCAGGCGATGCGCTTCGGCACGCTGGAGATCGACCGCGACGCGCGTTCGGTCACCGTGGGCGGCCAGCCCGCCGACCTCACCTCCTACCAGTTCGACCTGCTCGTGGCCCTGGCCGAGCGCGCGGGCCGCGTGCTCACGCGCGACCAGATCATGGAGGCCGTGCGCGGCCGCGAGCTGGAGGCGTTCGACCGCTCCATCGACGTGCACATGGGCCGCATCCGCGCGGCCATCGAGGCCGACCCGAAGAACCCGCGCCGCATCCTCACGGTGCGCGGCGTGGGGTATGTGTTCGCCAAGCAGCAGGACTGA
- a CDS encoding HAMP domain-containing sensor histidine kinase gives MSNPFSRRLYLRIWLAVVGGVAVLTLAVGWAWRIASEQNALSQPAPPPREIVLLDPAGQPVLRGLAIRVPPSEGGPPEGLEFRVEAEGAELPYTLQFSPRMRPPGHDRRGGPEAAFWTRPPFGFLWLLGLVGVAVAVGVFPIIRRLLKRLENLQRGVQRFGEGDLSVRVAEHGLDEVADLSRQFNAAAARIETLVKSHKSLLANASHELRSPLTRIRMGLELMQGSTPSPAFREEILRNIAELDQLVDEILLASRLDAREADMGTVEAVELLGLAAEECVRVDAELDAGMGSDALEVQGVAKLLRRALRNLLENARRYSQGEITVHLQRAGGHAEVRVCDHGPGVPPAQRERIFEPFYRLPGASERAGGVGLGLSLVRSIAERHGGSVRCEDRPDGQSGACFVLSLPLAGAPAPQAGIPALHAPPIPPVP, from the coding sequence ATGTCCAATCCCTTTTCCCGCCGCCTCTACCTGCGCATCTGGCTCGCCGTGGTCGGGGGCGTGGCCGTGCTCACGCTCGCGGTGGGTTGGGCCTGGCGCATCGCCTCGGAGCAGAACGCGCTGTCGCAGCCCGCGCCGCCGCCGCGCGAGATCGTGCTGCTCGATCCGGCGGGCCAGCCGGTGCTGCGCGGCCTGGCGATCCGGGTGCCGCCGTCCGAGGGCGGGCCGCCCGAGGGGCTGGAGTTCCGCGTCGAGGCCGAGGGGGCCGAGCTGCCCTACACGCTGCAGTTCTCGCCGCGCATGCGACCGCCCGGGCACGACCGGCGGGGCGGCCCCGAGGCGGCCTTCTGGACGCGGCCGCCGTTCGGCTTCCTGTGGCTGCTGGGGCTGGTGGGCGTGGCGGTGGCCGTGGGCGTGTTCCCCATCATCCGCCGGTTGCTCAAGCGGCTGGAGAACCTGCAGCGCGGCGTGCAGCGCTTCGGCGAGGGCGACCTGTCGGTGCGCGTGGCCGAGCACGGCCTCGACGAGGTGGCCGACCTCTCGCGCCAGTTCAACGCCGCTGCCGCGCGCATCGAGACACTGGTGAAGTCGCACAAATCGCTGCTGGCCAATGCATCGCACGAGCTGCGCTCGCCGCTCACGCGCATCCGCATGGGGCTGGAGCTGATGCAGGGCAGCACGCCCTCCCCCGCCTTCCGCGAAGAGATCCTGCGCAACATCGCCGAGCTGGACCAGCTCGTGGACGAGATCCTGCTCGCGAGCCGGCTGGATGCGCGCGAGGCCGACATGGGCACGGTGGAGGCCGTCGAACTGCTGGGCCTGGCCGCCGAGGAATGCGTGCGCGTGGATGCCGAGCTGGACGCGGGCATGGGCAGCGATGCGCTGGAAGTGCAGGGCGTCGCCAAGCTGCTGCGCCGCGCGCTGCGCAACCTGCTGGAGAACGCGCGCCGCTACAGCCAGGGCGAGATCACCGTGCACCTGCAGCGCGCGGGTGGCCATGCCGAGGTGCGCGTGTGCGACCACGGCCCGGGTGTGCCGCCGGCCCAGCGCGAGCGCATCTTCGAGCCGTTCTACCGCCTGCCGGGCGCGAGCGAGCGGGCGGGCGGCGTGGGCCTGGGCCTCTCGCTGGTGCGCTCCATCGCCGAGCGGCACGGCGGCAGCGTGCGCTGCGAGGACCGGCCCGACGGGCAGAGCGGCGCGTGCTTCGTGCTCTCGCTGCCGCTGGCGGGCGCCCCGGCACCGCAGGCCGGCATCCCCGCGCTGCACGCCCCGCCCATTCCGCCCGTTCCCTGA
- a CDS encoding YbfB/YjiJ family MFS transporter — MNSFPPSDLRATHAPPAHSPLAVALAGMAALGAAMGIGRFAFTPLLPMMLQDGALTLAGGSWLATANYLGYLLGALLCMALPWWARRAGRAWPAARMARAGLAAAGVLTLAMALPVPGAWPTLRFLAGVTSAFVFLNISAWCMARLVALGRPALGGLIFCGPGLGILLTGLSASAMVAGGWPAAAGWAAFGVLAVVLCAAAWPVVHGAPEAPGPAAVRQGAQPTAAAAAAASPMAGGGQGEVLARVLLTVAYGLAGLGYIVTATFLPVIARSALPAGSVWVDLFWPIFGAGVALGAWLSTRTPARWDRRHLLLAAYLVQAGAIGLGLAWPGAAGFALGSLVLGLPFTAITFYALQEARRLWPQASDSFPGLLTAAYGVGQIAGPPMVAWMLHHTASEATGFTLGLGAAASALVLGAALFAFMAWRWPLGAPVRP, encoded by the coding sequence ATGAATTCATTCCCGCCCTCCGACCTCCGCGCCACGCACGCCCCGCCTGCGCACAGCCCGCTGGCGGTGGCGCTGGCCGGCATGGCGGCGCTGGGCGCGGCCATGGGCATCGGCCGTTTCGCCTTCACGCCACTGCTGCCCATGATGCTGCAGGACGGCGCGCTCACGCTCGCGGGCGGCAGCTGGCTCGCCACGGCCAATTACCTGGGCTACCTGCTCGGCGCGCTGCTGTGCATGGCGCTGCCCTGGTGGGCGCGGCGCGCGGGCCGGGCCTGGCCGGCGGCGCGCATGGCGCGCGCGGGCCTGGCGGCGGCGGGCGTGCTGACGCTGGCGATGGCCCTGCCCGTGCCGGGCGCGTGGCCGACGCTGCGGTTCCTGGCCGGGGTGACCAGCGCCTTCGTCTTCCTCAACATTTCGGCCTGGTGCATGGCGCGCCTCGTGGCGCTGGGCAGACCGGCGCTGGGCGGGCTGATCTTCTGCGGGCCGGGGCTCGGCATCCTGCTCACGGGGTTGTCGGCCAGCGCGATGGTGGCCGGCGGCTGGCCGGCTGCCGCCGGCTGGGCGGCGTTCGGGGTGCTGGCCGTGGTGCTCTGCGCGGCGGCGTGGCCGGTCGTGCACGGTGCGCCGGAGGCGCCCGGCCCGGCGGCCGTCCGGCAGGGCGCGCAGCCCACGGCGGCGGCAGCGGCTGCGGCATCGCCCATGGCGGGCGGCGGGCAGGGCGAAGTGCTGGCGCGCGTGCTGCTCACCGTGGCGTACGGCCTGGCCGGGCTGGGCTACATCGTCACCGCCACCTTCCTGCCCGTGATCGCCCGGTCGGCGCTGCCGGCCGGCTCGGTCTGGGTGGACCTGTTCTGGCCGATCTTCGGCGCCGGCGTGGCGCTGGGGGCCTGGCTCTCCACGCGCACGCCTGCGCGCTGGGACCGGCGCCACCTGCTGCTGGCCGCCTACCTCGTGCAGGCGGGCGCCATCGGCCTGGGCCTGGCGTGGCCGGGGGCGGCGGGGTTCGCGTTGGGCAGCCTGGTGCTGGGCCTGCCGTTCACCGCCATTACCTTCTACGCGCTGCAGGAGGCGCGGCGCCTCTGGCCGCAGGCGAGCGACAGCTTCCCGGGCCTGCTCACGGCCGCCTACGGCGTGGGGCAGATCGCCGGCCCGCCGATGGTGGCCTGGATGCTGCACCACACGGCCAGCGAGGCGACGGGCTTCACGCTCGGCCTGGGGGCCGCCGCATCGGCATTGGTGCTGGGGGCCGCGCTCTTCGCCTTCATGGCCTGGCGCTGGCCGCTTGGCGCACCGGTGCGGCCCTGA
- a CDS encoding LysR family transcriptional regulator has protein sequence MDLIALEIFRAVATEGSVTRAAERLGRAQSNVTTRVQQLEEQLGATLFLREGRGMVLTPEGETLLGYAQRLLALADEAAQAVHPGRPGGRLRLGAMESTAAARLPGPLAALHARWPGVRIELCTGPSRALVDQVRTHALDAALVAWPPPGLDAATDALETTPVVTEALQLALPAAHGPVACPADLAVDTLAAFAPGCTYRRMGEDYLARRSPDGTPPQVLELASYHAILACVAAGRCAAVVPQAVIDLMRDPPPVRLVPMGECATLLVQRRGYRSAALDALRAALRGPGG, from the coding sequence ATGGACCTCATCGCCCTCGAGATTTTCCGCGCCGTAGCCACCGAAGGCAGCGTCACGCGTGCGGCCGAGCGCCTGGGCCGCGCGCAGTCGAACGTGACTACGCGCGTGCAGCAACTCGAAGAGCAGTTGGGTGCCACGCTGTTCCTGCGGGAGGGGCGCGGCATGGTGCTCACGCCCGAGGGCGAAACCCTGCTGGGCTATGCGCAGCGGCTGCTCGCGCTGGCGGACGAGGCGGCGCAGGCCGTGCACCCGGGCCGGCCCGGCGGCCGGCTGCGGCTGGGCGCCATGGAGAGCACGGCCGCCGCGCGGCTGCCCGGCCCGCTGGCCGCGCTGCATGCGCGCTGGCCCGGGGTGCGCATCGAACTGTGCACCGGCCCCTCGCGCGCCCTGGTGGACCAGGTGCGCACGCACGCACTCGACGCGGCGCTGGTGGCCTGGCCGCCGCCAGGCCTCGATGCGGCCACGGACGCGCTGGAAACCACCCCCGTGGTCACCGAGGCGCTGCAGCTCGCGCTGCCGGCCGCGCACGGCCCGGTGGCCTGCCCGGCCGACCTTGCCGTCGATACCCTGGCCGCCTTCGCGCCCGGGTGCACCTACCGCCGCATGGGGGAGGACTATCTCGCGCGGCGCTCACCGGACGGCACGCCGCCGCAGGTGCTGGAACTCGCCTCCTACCACGCCATCCTGGCGTGCGTGGCTGCGGGCCGCTGCGCGGCCGTGGTGCCGCAGGCGGTGATCGATCTCATGCGCGATCCACCCCCCGTGCGGCTGGTGCCGATGGGCGAGTGCGCCACGCTGCTCGTGCAGCGGCGTGGCTACCGCTCGGCGGCGCTGGACGCACTGCGCGCGGCACTGCGGGGACCGGGCGGCTGA
- a CDS encoding DUF6421 family protein: MIDAWERYIDAWLAAGLAPPPCFDRVRDNYQPPPNGMDGLFMGPVITANGPPPRGYHLESFIHHRGPMPLDAHLQLKLNWHAGLLEEIKVDSQVVLECLDPRIAYGASVIEFVLLERLFRYPLQPDVQRNFDSGTGVFLFEWLTEHGAITVDGARITAFDREAIYGALRSLVETIEALERCARGEDYKALARQFVHRYLRPPSQEGDRFDIPPRMRAVLDAAHRPGRELQFADLAY; the protein is encoded by the coding sequence ATGATCGATGCCTGGGAGCGGTACATCGACGCCTGGCTGGCCGCGGGCCTCGCCCCTCCGCCCTGCTTCGACCGGGTGCGCGACAACTACCAGCCGCCGCCCAACGGCATGGACGGCCTGTTCATGGGCCCGGTGATCACCGCCAACGGCCCCCCGCCGCGCGGCTACCACCTCGAATCCTTCATCCACCACCGCGGGCCGATGCCGCTGGACGCGCACCTGCAGCTCAAGCTCAATTGGCATGCCGGCCTGCTGGAAGAGATCAAGGTGGACAGCCAGGTGGTGCTCGAATGCCTCGACCCGCGCATCGCCTACGGCGCCTCGGTGATCGAGTTCGTGCTGCTGGAGCGATTGTTCCGCTACCCGCTGCAGCCCGACGTGCAGCGCAACTTCGACTCCGGCACGGGCGTGTTCCTGTTCGAGTGGCTCACGGAACACGGCGCCATCACGGTGGACGGTGCCCGCATCACCGCCTTCGACCGCGAGGCCATCTATGGCGCGCTGCGTTCACTGGTGGAAACCATCGAGGCCCTGGAGCGCTGCGCGCGCGGCGAGGACTACAAGGCGCTGGCGCGGCAGTTCGTGCACCGCTACCTGCGCCCGCCCAGCCAGGAAGGCGACCGCTTCGACATCCCGCCGCGCATGCGCGCCGTCCTCGACGCGGCGCACCGGCCCGGGCGCGAGCTGCAGTTCGCGGACCTGGCCTACTGA
- a CDS encoding branched-chain amino acid transaminase → MSDLARTVRHIWLDGEIVAGDTARLHVLSHGLHYAQSVFEGIRVYHGEPFRLREHNQRLIDSARLIGFDLPFGADTLDRATLDLLRCEGVRTGYIRPVAWLGSETLSMLPTGATPHVAIAAWDWPDIFGPQARREGITLAVSEWLRPGPASTPVQAKCAGNYALAVLSRHSSERKGADDALLLDAQGHVAESTGANLFMVRGGVLVTPPPDYVLNGITRQAVFGIAQALGLPVEERTVPLQELWAANEVFLCGTAYEIQPVRAIDAHTFAVGEVSRAVSDRYRAMVGA, encoded by the coding sequence ATGAGCGACCTGGCCCGGACCGTCCGGCACATCTGGCTGGACGGAGAGATCGTGGCGGGCGACACCGCCCGCCTGCACGTGCTGAGCCACGGGCTGCATTACGCGCAGAGCGTGTTCGAAGGCATCCGCGTCTACCACGGCGAGCCCTTCCGGCTGCGCGAGCACAACCAGCGGCTGATCGATTCGGCCCGGCTGATCGGGTTCGACCTGCCCTTCGGCGCCGACACGCTGGACCGCGCCACCCTGGATCTGCTGCGCTGCGAAGGCGTGCGCACCGGCTACATCCGCCCGGTGGCGTGGCTGGGCAGCGAGACGCTGTCGATGCTGCCCACGGGCGCCACGCCGCATGTGGCGATCGCGGCCTGGGACTGGCCCGACATCTTCGGCCCGCAGGCGCGCCGCGAGGGCATCACGCTTGCGGTGTCGGAGTGGCTGCGCCCGGGCCCGGCCTCCACGCCCGTGCAGGCTAAGTGCGCCGGCAACTACGCACTGGCGGTGCTGAGCCGGCATTCGTCGGAACGCAAGGGGGCCGACGACGCGCTGCTGCTGGACGCGCAGGGCCACGTCGCCGAATCGACCGGCGCCAACCTGTTCATGGTGCGCGGGGGCGTGCTGGTCACACCGCCGCCCGACTACGTGCTCAACGGCATCACGCGGCAGGCCGTGTTCGGCATCGCGCAGGCCTTGGGGCTCCCGGTGGAGGAGCGCACCGTGCCGCTGCAGGAGCTGTGGGCGGCCAACGAGGTGTTCCTGTGCGGCACCGCCTATGAGATCCAGCCCGTGCGCGCCATCGACGCGCACACCTTCGCGGTGGGCGAGGTGTCGCGCGCCGTGTCGGATCGCTACCGGGCCATGGTCGGGGCCTGA
- a CDS encoding NAD(P)H-dependent flavin oxidoreductase, translated as MPALLPSTLGLRLPVFQGPMTGADTPALAAAVSEAGGLGMLGCGMRSPAAMADAAAEVRRRTDRPFGMNLFVQDTPRPDDATVQAALARLAPLYARFGLEPAVPAQWCEDFAAQFEALLQARPAVASFTFGILPAAQVERLHTAGCTVVGTATTVAEARAWEAVGADAVCASGLEAGGHRGTFLGGFDAAMVGTLALVPQCVDALAIPVVAAGGIMDGRGIAAALALGAQAVQMGTAFLVCDESGIAPAYRQALATARETDTRTTRTISGRPARGIVNAMMDTLAADEDAVPAYPVQNALTGALRKAAAAQGDAQYLSLWAGQGVALARPQPAAALVERLEAEWRAAAGRAARNAAAP; from the coding sequence ATGCCCGCCTTGCTGCCATCCACCCTCGGCCTGCGCCTGCCCGTGTTCCAGGGCCCCATGACGGGCGCCGACACACCGGCCCTCGCCGCCGCGGTCTCGGAGGCCGGCGGCCTGGGCATGCTGGGCTGCGGCATGCGCTCGCCCGCCGCCATGGCAGACGCCGCAGCCGAGGTGCGGCGCCGCACCGATCGGCCTTTCGGCATGAACCTCTTCGTGCAGGACACCCCCCGGCCCGACGACGCCACGGTGCAGGCCGCGCTCGCGCGGCTCGCACCGCTCTACGCGCGCTTCGGCCTGGAGCCTGCCGTGCCCGCGCAGTGGTGCGAAGACTTCGCGGCCCAATTCGAGGCGCTGCTGCAGGCCCGCCCGGCCGTGGCGAGCTTCACCTTCGGCATCCTCCCGGCGGCGCAGGTCGAGCGGCTGCATACCGCGGGCTGCACGGTGGTGGGCACGGCCACCACCGTGGCGGAAGCGCGCGCCTGGGAGGCCGTGGGCGCCGATGCGGTCTGCGCCTCGGGGCTCGAGGCCGGCGGCCACCGCGGCACCTTCCTGGGCGGCTTCGACGCCGCGATGGTCGGCACGCTGGCGCTGGTGCCCCAGTGCGTGGACGCCCTCGCCATCCCCGTGGTCGCGGCGGGCGGCATCATGGACGGCCGCGGCATCGCCGCCGCGCTGGCCCTGGGCGCACAGGCGGTGCAGATGGGCACCGCCTTCCTGGTGTGCGACGAATCGGGCATCGCCCCCGCCTACCGCCAGGCCCTGGCCACCGCGCGCGAGACCGACACCCGCACCACGCGCACGATCTCGGGCCGCCCTGCGCGCGGCATCGTCAACGCGATGATGGACACGCTGGCCGCCGACGAAGACGCCGTGCCGGCCTACCCCGTGCAGAACGCGCTCACCGGCGCGCTGCGCAAGGCCGCGGCGGCCCAGGGCGATGCGCAGTACCTCTCGCTCTGGGCCGGCCAGGGCGTCGCGCTCGCCCGGCCCCAGCCCGCCGCCGCGCTCGTCGAGCGCCTGGAAGCCGAATGGCGCGCCGCAGCGGGCCGGGCGGCACGGAACGCGGCAGCGCCCTGA
- a CDS encoding GbsR/MarR family transcriptional regulator — MTYVKPLPPLNRQFVSHFGEMGSRWGINRTVGQMYALIFLSPRPINADEIAETLECSRSNVSMGLKELQAWRLVKLSHLPGDRREYFEAPKDVWEIFRVLAEERRRREIEPTLSMLRMALLEQPGSEDERHAQERMREMHDLIDRLMTWFDDVQRLAPETAIQLMGMGTAVTRVLEFKDRLTGKGSTGKGA, encoded by the coding sequence ATGACCTATGTCAAACCGCTTCCTCCCCTGAACCGGCAGTTCGTCTCCCATTTCGGCGAAATGGGCAGCCGGTGGGGCATCAACCGCACGGTGGGCCAGATGTATGCGCTCATCTTCCTGTCACCGCGGCCGATCAACGCCGACGAGATCGCCGAAACGCTGGAGTGCTCGCGGTCCAACGTGAGCATGGGGCTGAAGGAGCTGCAGGCCTGGCGCCTCGTGAAGCTCAGCCACCTGCCCGGCGACCGGCGCGAGTACTTCGAGGCGCCCAAGGACGTGTGGGAGATCTTCCGCGTGCTGGCCGAGGAACGCCGCCGTCGCGAGATCGAGCCCACGCTGTCGATGCTGCGCATGGCCCTGCTGGAGCAGCCCGGCTCGGAGGATGAGCGCCACGCGCAGGAACGCATGCGCGAAATGCACGACCTGATCGACCGGCTCATGACGTGGTTCGACGACGTGCAGCGCCTCGCGCCCGAAACCGCGATCCAGCTCATGGGCATGGGCACGGCGGTCACCCGCGTGCTCGAATTCAAGGACCGCCTCACGGGCAAGGGCTCGACAGGCAAGGGCGCGTAG
- a CDS encoding cytochrome ubiquinol oxidase subunit I — MDTFMLSRIQFAANISFHILFPTITIALCWFLVFFRLRHAATRGTPAARGWEAAYYLWTKVFALTFALGVVSGITMSFQFGTNWPGFMEHVGNIAGPLLGYEVLTAFFLEATFLGIMLFGRGRVSERMHLIATLMVAFGTTLSAFWILSLNSWMQTPAGYEIIDGTFHAVDWLAIVFNPSFPYRLGHKLLASALTAGFLIAGVSAWQLLKGTATDGTRKALRTAVAAVSIAIPLQILMGDMHGLNTLEHQPAKIAAIEGLWHTEKGAPLTLFGWPNEKEGRTDYALQIPKAASLILAHDIDAELKGLSEFPGAHPPVAPVFWAFRVMVGMGVLMLAVAWSSAFMLYRRRKLASAALPRPLLYTLVGMAFSGWVATLAGWYVTEIGRQPYLVYGLFKTADAVAAHPPAMVAGTLAAYLTVYVLLLVSYVGVIKYMAEHSTMPVPAVAPPLPHPPHA, encoded by the coding sequence ATGGACACCTTCATGCTGTCGCGGATCCAGTTCGCCGCGAACATCAGCTTCCACATCCTGTTTCCCACCATCACCATCGCGCTGTGCTGGTTCCTGGTGTTCTTCCGGCTGCGCCACGCGGCCACGCGGGGCACGCCTGCGGCCCGCGGCTGGGAGGCGGCGTACTACCTCTGGACCAAGGTGTTCGCGCTCACCTTCGCGCTGGGCGTGGTCTCCGGCATCACCATGAGCTTCCAGTTCGGCACCAACTGGCCGGGCTTCATGGAGCACGTGGGCAACATCGCGGGGCCGCTGCTGGGCTACGAGGTGCTCACCGCGTTCTTCCTGGAGGCCACCTTCCTCGGGATCATGCTGTTCGGCCGGGGCCGCGTCTCCGAGCGGATGCACCTCATCGCCACATTGATGGTGGCCTTCGGCACCACGCTGTCGGCCTTCTGGATCCTGAGCCTGAACTCCTGGATGCAGACGCCCGCCGGCTACGAGATCATCGACGGCACCTTCCATGCAGTGGACTGGCTCGCCATCGTGTTCAACCCCTCGTTTCCCTACCGGCTGGGCCACAAGCTGCTCGCCTCCGCGCTGACGGCGGGCTTCCTGATCGCCGGGGTGAGCGCGTGGCAACTGCTCAAGGGCACGGCCACGGACGGCACGCGCAAGGCACTGCGCACCGCCGTGGCGGCCGTGTCCATTGCGATCCCGCTGCAGATCCTCATGGGCGACATGCACGGCCTCAACACGCTGGAACACCAGCCCGCCAAGATCGCGGCCATCGAAGGGCTGTGGCACACCGAGAAAGGCGCTCCGCTCACGCTGTTCGGCTGGCCCAACGAGAAAGAGGGCCGCACCGACTACGCACTGCAGATCCCCAAGGCCGCCAGCCTGATCCTGGCGCACGACATCGATGCCGAACTCAAGGGCCTGAGCGAGTTTCCGGGCGCCCACCCGCCCGTGGCACCGGTCTTCTGGGCCTTCCGCGTGATGGTGGGCATGGGCGTGTTGATGCTGGCCGTCGCGTGGAGCAGCGCCTTCATGCTGTACCGCCGGCGCAAGCTGGCGTCCGCCGCCCTCCCCCGCCCGCTGCTGTACACCCTGGTGGGCATGGCGTTCTCCGGCTGGGTGGCCACGCTGGCCGGCTGGTACGTGACCGAGATCGGCCGCCAGCCCTACCTGGTCTACGGCCTCTTCAAGACGGCGGACGCGGTGGCCGCGCACCCGCCGGCCATGGTGGCCGGCACGCTGGCCGCCTACCTCACCGTCTACGTGCTGCTGCTCGTCTCGTACGTGGGCGTGATCAAGTACATGGCCGAGCACTCGACCATGCCCGTGCCGGCCGTCGCGCCGCCCCTGCCGCACCCGCCCCACGCCTGA